A stretch of DNA from Nitrospirota bacterium:
GGATCGCAATAATTTCCTTCTCACTCTGTGTATCCAGGTTTCCTGTCGGTTCGTCTGCAAAGACGATCAACGGATCGTTGACGAGCGCACGTGCTATCGCAACCCTCTGCTGTTCTCCACCGGATAATTCATTTGGTTTATGATCTTCCCGGTGCGCAAGACCAACCTCCTTTAATCTCTGACTAGCCCTTGCCTTGTTTTGTCTTTTGCCTGAATAGGTCAAAGGGAGATAGGCATTGTCTATGGCAGAGGTACGTGCGAGAAGGTGAAACTGCTGAAACACAAATCCGATAAGGTGATTTCGCAGACAGGCAAGCTCCTGTTCACTGCACGAACTGATCTCCTTATCGTAAATGGTATACGAGCCGGAATCAGGACGATCAAGCATCCCGAGGAGATGCAGTAATGTGGATTTGCCTGAACCGGAGGGTCCCATGATGGCAACAAACTCACCCTGTTCTATTGACAGGCTGACATCCCGGAGTGCCTGAAAGGCAATCTTTCCAGTTCTGTAAGTCTTGTTTATGTTTTTTAAATCAATCAACGTTTTGGCCTTCCCGACGGCATGAACGGACTACCTCCCGAAGTATTCTTTCCCGGCAAGACAGAGTTCTTTTTCTCGACCATTACAACGTCCTGTTCATTAAGCCCGCTGGTAATCTCGACAAAGTTTTCATCAGAAAGTCCGGTCTCAACTTTGCGGGATACTGATTTACCCTGCCCAGGTTCTTTGACTAATACGAATGACCCATCTTTCTCTCGTCTGACCGCATCTAATGGAAGCCGTAAGACATCACGTCGGGATTTTTCAATAATATTTACATTGGCAGTCATCCCTGAGCGAAAGACCTTCGGGACCCTCTGTGGTAAGATATCCACCTCGTAAATAGTGACGTTGCTTATAAGCTTTGATTCGTATGAGATATGATCCACACGGGCGATGACCTTATCTCCGGGATAGGCATCCAAGCTTACGAAGGCATTTTGCCCCACCTTCACCCGTCCTATGTCTGTTTCATCTACCTGGGCCTTTACTATCAATCTGTCAGACAAAACCACGACCGGATCATTTGGGGTAACAGACTGTCCGGGTTCAACTGCCCTTACTATGACCTCGCCGTTTATTGGCGCAATCAGCGGCGTTGGTTTATACACATCTTCCCACTGCTTCAGACTCTCCATGCCCCTTGAGCGTGCTGCATCAAGAAGGGCGGCCCGATCGGTTGAACTCATCCACGCAATTATTTCCCCCTTTTTAACATGACTCCCCTCTACGACAAGGATATTCTCAATTCGTCCGCTGATCGGAGGCTTCATTTCCAGGCGGTTCTGGGGTTGAACAGTACCGGTAGTTGTTATCAAGACCTCGATGTTGCCGCGTCCCGGGATGATAGTCTCATGAACTGCCTTCTTGTCAATGCCAGGATTATAGGTCTTCCAGATCCAGTAACCAGCGCCAAGTACAACAATAATCAATAACCCGTACAATATTCTACTTTTCATTATCCAGCGTTCCTCCTTTAGCCTGAACCCAATCTGCCTCGGCGGTGATGGCGCTTACCTGAGCCTCCAGGGAACTCTTTTTTGACCGCACTAAGGTATCCTCGATGATGATCCAGTCATCAAAGGAGATCAATCCATTGGAATACTGGGCCTCACTTATCTTGGCGCGTGTCACGGCCGACTCCAGAAACTTTTTCTGTACCTCTGCATTATCCATGGCATCCTGGAGTCTCACCCAGGCTTCATTAAGTGCCAGGATAACACTGTCCCGTCCGCTCCGCTCGTCTGCCTGTGCCTGAGCAAGAACAGATTCAGCCCTGTTTACCGAGGCACGCCGGTTACCTCCGTCAAAGAGCGGCAGGGAAACAGTTACCCCTGCTGACCACGATGAATTACCAGGCGGCCAGCTTGCCTCAGAACGCCCGGCATCTGCCATGGCATAAACCTTAGGAAAATAATCGGCCTTTGCTGAAAGTACGCTGTATGAGGCGGACTCTTTCCGGGCTGTCAGCTCAAGAAGAAACGGAGTTGTCGCTGCCAGCTGCTCAAAATCCGGTTTTTCTTTTTGAGCATCCGATATCTCAGGAGTATCTTCTATCTGAACCGGCAGAAACTGCTTTCGGCCTAATTCCTTATTTAAACGCCTCTGCGCGAGATCAATACTCCTCCGGGCCTGTGCAACTTCTGCCTCTGCCTGGGCCAGATTGGCCTCTGCCGTTAAAAGCGCACCTTTATGTTCCCTCCCGGCTTCATATCGCAGCCTGATCAATTCCAGACTGTCACGACGCCGGAGGGCGATGTCACTGGTAATCTTTAATAACTCCTGCTCCTTTAGCAGATTGACAAATGCATAACGAAGGCGGAGGCGCACGTTGGAAGAGGTAGTCAGGTAGCTGAATTGTGCCGAGGCACTGTTTTGTCTGGCCTCATTAACCTGGTTTCTTGTCTTCGAGCCGTCATAAAGCAATTGCGATCCGCTAATGCCGTAAGAATAATGTTCTGATGTACCGGAGGAGGATTCTCCAAATGGAGTAATCCCAGCATTAAGCCCGACTTGAGGAGACAGGGGGCTGCCGGCACTATCCTCAATGGCTCTGGACTGGTTGATCCTCTCCCGGGAAGAGATTATGTCAGGATGGCTCCTTAACGCCTCATCAACGCAATCATGCCATGTATAGTTCGTTTGTGCCTGAATATCAAATGGCAGCAGGATACCGGTAATGAAAAAACAAACCAGCATTCGACTGCACCACAGATAAAATTGTTCTTCACACATATTATGAAAACTTGCCCAAAACCTGTTGTTCATCCCTTTTTCCCTGAACCGCCAGCTGAATTAGTTTAAGTATTGTTTCAGGATCTCCTTTTAATCAATTATTTTAATGAGCCATATGCCTGCCAGGGACTGCCTGGTCCTTTTTTAACTTCATAAATTTACTGAATTGTTCCGGGGTGAGAATTTTGCGCACCTCAAGAATTCCTTCTAAACGATAATCTTCCATACGGGCCTTCAGGGATTTTAATTCGTCGTGAACCTGTTGAACCCTATGTATATTAAAGTCTTTTTTTTGAAGCTCGTCACCGAGCTGCTCTCTTTTAGCCTTGATCTCTTTATGTAATGTATCCATCTGAGAGCGATGCCTTTCACGGTGATCTTTCAGCTGTTTATCCTGTAACGGTGTTAAACCCAGTTGCTTATACATTTCGGATATATTTTCTTCCCATCTTGCCTTTTTGCTATCCCCTTCATCACCGTCGAAAGGTCTGCCCGAAGATGCATAGGCAATTGATGAAATTATAAGGGTAATTACCATCCCTATAAAAAGGATAATATGCAATTGTTTATGCGTTTTCATTTTATATCCCTCCTATAAAAAATATTTTTCAATATCCGTCCCGTAATCCGCCTGGTCATCGGATTGATGATCAGACAGCTCATCTGCCACATAGCTGATAGATTTTGCACCTGATTCTGAAGGCTGCGATAAAACTGCAACTTCCGGGTTTTTTGTATTAAAATACGCCATTGCAATCAGAGCGATTACAGATACAGCCAACAGGGCAAATGCAGGTCTGTTTAAACTGACCGATTGTCTTGCTCTGCGGATCATCTCAACGAATGGATTGGATAAGGATGCTTCTGGCTGTTCCTCCTTAATGCGCTGTTTAATGTTGTTCCACACCCTTTCATGCGTAAGTGAAATCTTCGTTGCTCCC
This window harbors:
- a CDS encoding TolC family protein; translated protein: MNNRFWASFHNMCEEQFYLWCSRMLVCFFITGILLPFDIQAQTNYTWHDCVDEALRSHPDIISSRERINQSRAIEDSAGSPLSPQVGLNAGITPFGESSSGTSEHYSYGISGSQLLYDGSKTRNQVNEARQNSASAQFSYLTTSSNVRLRLRYAFVNLLKEQELLKITSDIALRRRDSLELIRLRYEAGREHKGALLTAEANLAQAEAEVAQARRSIDLAQRRLNKELGRKQFLPVQIEDTPEISDAQKEKPDFEQLAATTPFLLELTARKESASYSVLSAKADYFPKVYAMADAGRSEASWPPGNSSWSAGVTVSLPLFDGGNRRASVNRAESVLAQAQADERSGRDSVILALNEAWVRLQDAMDNAEVQKKFLESAVTRAKISEAQYSNGLISFDDWIIIEDTLVRSKKSSLEAQVSAITAEADWVQAKGGTLDNEK
- a CDS encoding zf-HC2 domain-containing protein encodes the protein MICKDIQEYLLTDYPDRQLNAESTAEIEMHLRSCVQCLQYSEAICKSLVEPFSGATKISLTHERVWNNIKQRIKEEQPEASLSNPFVEMIRRARQSVSLNRPAFALLAVSVIALIAMAYFNTKNPEVAVLSQPSESGAKSISYVADELSDHQSDDQADYGTDIEKYFL
- a CDS encoding periplasmic heavy metal sensor, giving the protein MKTHKQLHIILFIGMVITLIISSIAYASSGRPFDGDEGDSKKARWEENISEMYKQLGLTPLQDKQLKDHRERHRSQMDTLHKEIKAKREQLGDELQKKDFNIHRVQQVHDELKSLKARMEDYRLEGILEVRKILTPEQFSKFMKLKKDQAVPGRHMAH
- a CDS encoding efflux RND transporter periplasmic adaptor subunit, translated to MKSRILYGLLIIVVLGAGYWIWKTYNPGIDKKAVHETIIPGRGNIEVLITTTGTVQPQNRLEMKPPISGRIENILVVEGSHVKKGEIIAWMSSTDRAALLDAARSRGMESLKQWEDVYKPTPLIAPINGEVIVRAVEPGQSVTPNDPVVVLSDRLIVKAQVDETDIGRVKVGQNAFVSLDAYPGDKVIARVDHISYESKLISNVTIYEVDILPQRVPKVFRSGMTANVNIIEKSRRDVLRLPLDAVRREKDGSFVLVKEPGQGKSVSRKVETGLSDENFVEITSGLNEQDVVMVEKKNSVLPGKNTSGGSPFMPSGRPKR